The following proteins are encoded in a genomic region of bacterium:
- a CDS encoding ABC transporter ATP-binding protein, whose translation MTEAAIVLDALHKSYGSTAAVRGLSLSVPPGSVCGLIGPDGAGKTTTMRVLCGLLRPDSGSARILGHDCTLDSRHVKQHLGYMPQRFSLYPDLTVGENLRFFADLFGVPKSERAERDRELMAFSRLEPFRNRRAGQLSGGMKQKLALSCTLIHTPSVLILDEPTTGVDPVSRREFWRILRDLAGRGLALIVSTPYMDEAAMCDEIVLMHAGHAISRGTPAAVAASFPRRLLAVTGGDLRRATELLGAAHISGLEVRRFGDRLHLVHDTDDQARAAATALQGTGAALAPAQAGIEDVFVEMMARAEQEAAG comes from the coding sequence GTGACCGAAGCCGCCATCGTCCTCGATGCCTTGCACAAGAGCTACGGCAGCACCGCTGCCGTGCGCGGACTCTCGCTGAGCGTGCCGCCGGGCTCGGTATGCGGGTTGATCGGGCCTGATGGCGCGGGCAAGACCACGACGATGCGCGTGCTCTGCGGCCTTCTGCGTCCGGACAGCGGCTCCGCCCGCATCCTCGGGCACGACTGCACGCTCGACTCGCGACACGTCAAGCAGCACCTGGGCTACATGCCGCAGCGGTTCAGCCTGTACCCGGACCTGACGGTTGGCGAGAACCTCCGCTTCTTCGCCGACCTGTTCGGCGTGCCGAAGTCCGAGCGTGCCGAGCGGGACCGCGAACTGATGGCTTTCAGCCGTCTGGAGCCGTTCCGCAATCGCCGCGCCGGCCAGCTCTCCGGCGGCATGAAGCAGAAGCTCGCGCTCAGCTGCACGTTGATCCACACGCCCTCGGTACTGATCCTCGACGAGCCGACAACGGGTGTCGACCCGGTCAGCCGGCGCGAGTTCTGGCGCATCCTTCGCGACCTTGCCGGACGCGGACTGGCCCTGATCGTCAGCACGCCGTACATGGACGAGGCCGCGATGTGCGACGAGATCGTGCTCATGCATGCCGGGCACGCCATCAGCCGCGGCACGCCGGCGGCGGTTGCGGCCTCGTTCCCCCGCCGGTTGCTTGCCGTCACCGGGGGCGACCTGCGAAGGGCTACCGAACTGCTGGGCGCGGCACACATTTCCGGGCTCGAAGTGCGGCGGTTCGGGGATCGCCTGCACCTCGTGCACGACACCGACGACCAGGCGCGGGCTGCCGCCACCGCACTGCAGGGAACAGGAGCCGCACTCGCGCCGGCCCAGGCGGGCATCGAGGATGTCTTCGTCGAGATGATGGCGCGCGCGGAACAGGAGGCGGCCGGATGA
- a CDS encoding thioredoxin family protein → MSYRRGFPCVPVVACLLALAIPAAAPRQAAGAVPESETAPVVWSNFREGKTAARHQDRPLLVYFTAARNTESGRLDRETWTDRRVRAYLAANLVTVRVDMQDMPGVAEKYGVGEPPAVMLLSPQGSPLVVIRGFHGPDSILRVATYAVSGAWEYADYATWLSRQPNR, encoded by the coding sequence ATGTCATATCGCCGTGGCTTCCCTTGCGTACCGGTCGTCGCCTGCCTGCTGGCGCTCGCCATTCCGGCGGCAGCGCCGCGTCAGGCAGCCGGCGCCGTGCCGGAGTCCGAAACCGCGCCCGTGGTCTGGTCGAATTTCCGCGAGGGCAAGACCGCCGCGCGTCACCAGGACCGGCCACTGCTGGTCTATTTCACCGCGGCCCGCAACACCGAATCCGGGCGCCTGGATCGCGAGACCTGGACGGACCGCCGCGTGCGCGCGTATCTCGCCGCGAACCTGGTGACCGTCCGCGTCGACATGCAGGACATGCCGGGGGTTGCCGAGAAGTACGGCGTGGGCGAGCCGCCCGCCGTCATGCTGCTTTCCCCGCAGGGCAGCCCGCTGGTGGTGATCCGCGGGTTCCACGGCCCGGATTCGATCCTGCGCGTGGCGACCTACGCCGTCTCGGGTGCCTGGGAATACGCGGATTATGCAACCTGGCTCTCTCGCCAGCCCAACCGCTGA
- a CDS encoding ABC transporter ATP-binding protein produces the protein MRRLHARGLTRRFGDFTAVDGLDLDVPAGEIFGFLGANGAGKTTAIRMLCGLLAPSGGEAMVAGVQVGGNSGGQARELKRRIGYMSQRFSLYDDLTVAENLEFFGGIYGLFDTALAERRHELLPQLGLADLERRLAGSLPLGFKQRLALGCALLHRPRVVFLDEPTGGVDPVARRRFWDLIYEQAAGGVTVFVTTHYMDEAEYCGRVSIMVQGKLVALDTPSGLKASTGGRDMQDVFLRLVDA, from the coding sequence ATCCGCCGTCTTCACGCCCGCGGCCTGACGCGCCGCTTCGGCGACTTCACGGCCGTCGACGGCCTGGACCTCGACGTCCCCGCCGGCGAGATCTTCGGGTTCCTCGGCGCCAACGGCGCGGGCAAGACGACGGCGATCCGCATGCTGTGCGGGCTGTTGGCGCCATCGGGCGGCGAGGCCATGGTCGCCGGCGTGCAAGTCGGAGGAAATAGCGGCGGGCAGGCGCGCGAACTGAAGCGGCGCATCGGCTACATGAGCCAGCGCTTCTCCCTCTACGACGACCTGACCGTGGCCGAGAACCTTGAGTTCTTCGGCGGCATCTACGGGCTGTTCGACACCGCACTCGCCGAACGTCGGCACGAACTGCTGCCCCAGCTGGGCCTGGCCGACCTGGAGCGGCGACTGGCCGGCTCGCTGCCGCTCGGCTTCAAGCAGCGGCTGGCCCTCGGCTGCGCCCTGCTCCACCGCCCACGCGTCGTCTTCCTCGACGAGCCGACCGGCGGCGTCGATCCGGTGGCTCGAAGGCGCTTCTGGGACCTGATCTACGAGCAGGCGGCCGGCGGCGTCACGGTCTTCGTCACGACCCACTACATGGACGAGGCCGAGTACTGCGGCCGCGTCTCCATCATGGTGCAGGGCAAGCTGGTGGCGCTGGACACGCCGAGCGGCCTGAAGGCCTCGACCGGCGGGCGCGACATGCAGGATGTCTTCCTGAGACTGGTGGACGCATGA
- a CDS encoding ABC transporter permease, whose amino-acid sequence MMHVLRILVRKEFRQLRRDPALLRLVLVLPIVQLMVMSYALNSDLRDLRVAVLDEDRSPLSRQLVEAFPRSSTFSAGPTPSGPAELERLLRSHECDLAVHIPAGFARDVTGGAAPTVGLFVDGSNSSIAGRGAGYAEALITREAVRMAAAGGVRSGAPAITPAVRFFYNPELESRLYMVPGVIVILVTIISALVTGLAVVREKELGTLEQIHVTPLSPLQLIAGKTIPFAIIALVDLLLAMAVAMLWFHVPMTGEPWVLLLGVLAYLLVTLGLGLLASAVSGTQQQAVFTVWFFLVFAIMLSGFFFPVQNMPEWARALTWLNPMRFFMAIVRGVLLRGAGLAELSRELLMLLAMGLAAFGTAFALFRRSTTT is encoded by the coding sequence GTGATGCACGTGCTGCGGATACTCGTGCGCAAGGAATTCCGGCAACTGCGCCGCGACCCGGCCCTGTTGCGGCTCGTGCTGGTGCTGCCGATCGTCCAGTTGATGGTGATGTCGTACGCGCTGAACAGCGACCTTCGCGACCTGCGCGTGGCTGTTCTCGACGAGGATCGTTCCCCGCTCAGCCGCCAGCTTGTCGAGGCCTTCCCCCGTAGCAGCACGTTCAGTGCCGGCCCGACCCCCTCCGGCCCCGCGGAACTGGAGCGTCTCCTGCGCAGCCACGAATGCGACCTGGCCGTGCACATCCCGGCCGGTTTCGCCCGCGATGTGACGGGTGGCGCCGCACCGACCGTGGGACTGTTCGTCGACGGCTCGAACAGCAGCATCGCCGGCAGGGGCGCCGGCTATGCCGAGGCGCTCATCACCCGCGAAGCCGTGCGCATGGCAGCGGCCGGAGGCGTGCGATCCGGCGCTCCGGCCATCACCCCTGCCGTCAGGTTCTTCTACAATCCCGAACTGGAGAGCCGCCTCTACATGGTGCCGGGTGTCATTGTCATCCTGGTGACGATCATCTCGGCGCTGGTGACCGGCCTGGCGGTCGTGCGCGAGAAGGAGCTCGGCACGCTCGAGCAGATCCACGTCACGCCGCTTTCGCCGCTCCAGCTCATCGCCGGCAAGACCATACCCTTCGCCATCATCGCGCTGGTCGACCTGCTCCTGGCCATGGCGGTCGCCATGTTGTGGTTCCACGTACCCATGACCGGCGAGCCCTGGGTGCTGCTCCTGGGCGTGCTGGCCTACCTGCTCGTGACGCTGGGCCTGGGACTGCTGGCCTCCGCGGTCAGCGGCACGCAACAACAGGCCGTCTTCACCGTGTGGTTCTTCCTTGTCTTTGCGATCATGTTGAGCGGGTTCTTCTTCCCGGTGCAGAACATGCCGGAATGGGCCCGCGCCTTGACGTGGCTCAATCCCATGCGGTTCTTCATGGCCATTGTCCGCGGTGTCCTGCTGCGCGGCGCCGGCCTGGCCGAACTGTCGCGCGAGTTGCTGATGCTGCTGGCGATGGGACTGGCGGCCTTCGGCACCGCCTTCGCGCTGTTCCGGCGCTCGACCACCACCTAG
- a CDS encoding ABC transporter permease: protein MALGSLDAALILVIGRLVFQVPMNGSWWALTGYCLLFIVIALGVGLLISARASSLRVAMMAAVTATMLPTMILSGFLFPVSSMPAPLQFICRLLPATHFLEVLRGVMLRGENWHPLQTAILATQAVLLLGAATRSFRLRLE from the coding sequence GTGGCGCTGGGGTCGCTGGACGCCGCCCTGATCCTGGTCATCGGACGGCTCGTGTTCCAGGTGCCGATGAACGGCTCCTGGTGGGCCCTGACCGGCTACTGCCTGCTGTTCATCGTCATCGCCCTGGGCGTCGGGCTGCTCATCTCCGCCCGCGCGAGCAGCCTGCGCGTCGCGATGATGGCCGCAGTGACGGCCACCATGCTGCCGACCATGATCCTGTCGGGCTTCCTTTTCCCCGTCTCAAGCATGCCGGCGCCGCTGCAGTTCATCTGTCGCCTGCTGCCGGCAACGCATTTCCTTGAAGTCCTGCGCGGCGTGATGCTGCGCGGCGAGAACTGGCACCCGCTGCAGACGGCGATCCTGGCGACCCAGGCCGTGCTGTTGCTCGGCGCGGCAACCCGCAGCTTCCGGCTGCGCCTGGAGTGA
- a CDS encoding PDC sensor domain-containing protein has product MKKTMLFAVVAIAASVILAAAIATAGEPPAKVEPSGLEAQGHRHQPYGCRCGQGRQCGRADARPDQARDAEWQKSPGVTKEMQALIDNACGKYLHGLQKEMPFLAEAFVMDNQGANVAMTDKTSDYWQGDEPKWQESFKGGAGAVHVSDVKFDDSTQTYTVQVSVPVMDGGKAIGAITFGVDVDQVQ; this is encoded by the coding sequence ATGAAGAAGACCATGTTGTTCGCTGTCGTCGCGATTGCGGCCAGCGTGATCCTGGCGGCAGCCATCGCGACTGCCGGTGAGCCGCCAGCCAAGGTCGAGCCATCGGGACTCGAAGCTCAAGGCCATCGGCACCAACCCTACGGTTGTCGCTGCGGTCAAGGCCGCCAATGCGGCCGGGCTGACGCTCGACCAGATCAGGCGCGCGATGCCGAGTGGCAGAAGTCGCCCGGCGTGACGAAAGAGATGCAGGCTCTCATCGACAATGCCTGCGGCAAGTACCTGCACGGCCTGCAGAAAGAGATGCCGTTCCTGGCCGAGGCCTTCGTCATGGACAACCAGGGCGCCAACGTGGCGATGACCGACAAGACCTCGGACTACTGGCAGGGTGACGAGCCCAAGTGGCAGGAGTCGTTCAAGGGCGGGGCGGGCGCTGTCCATGTCAGCGATGTCAAGTTCGACGACAGCACCCAGACCTACACCGTCCAGGTCTCTGTGCCGGTCATGGATGGCGGCAAGGCCATCGGAGCCATCACGTTCGGCGTCGACGTCGACCAGGTCCAGTAG
- a CDS encoding trypsin-like peptidase domain-containing protein yields the protein MMTWSSRLSGALGHNRTMGAAAFACFLSMAPLAVLAAVERVQVQLPPAADLAVEDAARDAEGLPWRYAIPEAVSVTPARDGRWERLPDGARRWSLEVSSPGAASLNLGFPVYWLPAGATLVVRDAAGRLPALVFDAGDNADHGELWTPILPADALLVELNLPANVTTEPLLELGFINSGYRSFGQSPDAKAGTCNVDVVCSEGDDWRAEIASVGLISVNGSFTCTGALLNNTSNDGTPYFLTADHCNISGTAAPTVVIYWNFESPVCGEQANGSLLQFTSGSTLRASWSTSDFTLLELDELPEPSFGVTYAGWNRGTAMPTSATAIHHPDSDEKSISFETAPLRTTSYLGTVEPGDGTHLRIIDWDLGTTEPGSSGSPLFDQDHLVVGQLHGGWAACGNNESDWYGWLQRSWDGGGSADTRLMDWLDPGATGAVTLPMLDPAAGSFAVTPTAAIEASGPQGGPFTVSDWEYTLTNDGEVAVNYTAAVDVDWLTVAPATGSIAIGGAATVTVSLASPSIGLDGGIHEATITFGNPNRGSSESRTLRLEIIPDRSELAGVGPNPFRDFTSVRVSLPAAGSLVWRVFDLRGRLVRGPVTLEGVLGENEIAWDGHDAGGRRLPTGAYVMAIQAPDREIRVPLACAR from the coding sequence ATGATGACCTGGTCGAGTCGGCTGTCGGGCGCGTTGGGCCACAATCGGACGATGGGCGCTGCCGCGTTCGCGTGTTTCCTGTCGATGGCGCCGCTCGCCGTTCTTGCCGCCGTCGAGCGGGTGCAGGTGCAGTTGCCGCCGGCTGCCGACCTGGCGGTCGAGGACGCGGCACGCGACGCCGAGGGCCTGCCGTGGCGGTACGCCATACCCGAGGCCGTCAGCGTGACCCCGGCCCGCGACGGCCGCTGGGAGCGCCTGCCGGACGGCGCGCGCCGCTGGAGCCTGGAAGTCTCCTCGCCGGGCGCCGCCTCGCTCAACCTGGGTTTTCCCGTGTACTGGCTGCCGGCCGGGGCCACGCTCGTCGTGCGTGACGCTGCCGGACGCCTGCCGGCACTCGTATTCGACGCCGGGGACAACGCCGACCACGGCGAACTGTGGACGCCGATCCTGCCCGCCGACGCGCTGCTCGTCGAGCTGAACTTGCCGGCGAACGTGACCACCGAGCCGCTGCTGGAACTCGGCTTCATCAACAGCGGTTACCGGTCGTTTGGGCAATCGCCGGACGCCAAGGCCGGTACCTGCAATGTCGACGTCGTCTGTTCCGAAGGTGACGACTGGCGCGCCGAAATCGCCTCGGTGGGGCTCATCTCCGTCAACGGCTCGTTCACCTGCACCGGCGCGCTGTTGAACAACACCAGCAATGACGGCACGCCATACTTCCTGACGGCCGACCATTGCAACATCTCGGGGACGGCGGCACCCACGGTGGTCATCTACTGGAACTTCGAGAGCCCTGTGTGCGGCGAGCAGGCGAACGGTTCGCTCCTGCAGTTCACGTCGGGCTCCACGCTGCGCGCCAGCTGGTCCACCAGCGACTTCACGCTGCTCGAGCTCGACGAACTGCCCGAGCCTTCGTTCGGCGTGACGTACGCCGGCTGGAACCGCGGCACGGCCATGCCCACGTCGGCCACGGCCATCCATCACCCCGACTCGGACGAGAAGAGCATTTCCTTCGAGACCGCGCCGCTGCGGACGACATCCTACCTCGGGACGGTCGAACCGGGCGACGGCACGCACCTGCGTATCATCGACTGGGACCTCGGCACCACCGAGCCCGGCTCCTCGGGCTCGCCGCTCTTCGATCAGGATCACCTGGTGGTCGGGCAGCTGCACGGCGGCTGGGCCGCATGCGGCAACAACGAGTCCGACTGGTACGGCTGGCTGCAGCGCTCGTGGGACGGCGGCGGCTCTGCGGATACCCGCCTGATGGACTGGCTCGATCCCGGCGCCACCGGTGCCGTGACGCTGCCGATGCTGGACCCGGCGGCCGGCTCCTTCGCGGTGACGCCGACCGCGGCGATCGAGGCGTCCGGTCCGCAGGGCGGGCCGTTCACGGTGTCCGACTGGGAGTACACGCTGACCAACGACGGCGAGGTGGCGGTGAACTACACCGCCGCCGTCGACGTGGACTGGCTGACGGTGGCGCCTGCTACCGGCAGCATCGCGATCGGTGGCGCTGCAACCGTCACGGTCTCGCTGGCCAGCCCGTCGATCGGCCTGGACGGTGGTATCCACGAGGCGACGATCACGTTCGGCAATCCCAACCGCGGCTCCTCCGAGTCGCGGACGCTGCGCCTGGAGATCATCCCCGACCGGTCCGAGCTGGCCGGCGTGGGGCCGAACCCGTTCCGCGATTTCACCTCGGTGCGCGTCTCGCTGCCGGCGGCGGGCTCCCTCGTCTGGCGCGTCTTTGACCTGCGCGGCCGCCTGGTGCGCGGCCCGGTCACCCTCGAGGGTGTGCTGGGCGAGAACGAGATCGCCTGGGACGGCCATGACGCCGGCGGGCGACGCCTGCCGACCGGCGCCTACGTGATGGCGATCCAGGCGCCCGACCGCGAGATCCGGGTGCCGCTGGCCTGCGCACGCTGA
- a CDS encoding ABC transporter permease, with the protein MKRVLALAAKELLHIVRDARSLAVAVLMPVVMVLLYGAVIDMEMRDLPVAVVDNDHSDRSRDFMRAMESGGFIEIVDRLEHPSQVEPGFRRGRFLAALVIPRGYAATLAGGEPVAVQVLVDGSDASTAAMAANYLQAVVQRQALGVRRETGAPPLPFSTRTRVWFNPELRSAHFVVPGLVALVLMMICAILTSIAITREKETGTLEQILTTPIRPAQVIVGKVLPTWRWGRWTPP; encoded by the coding sequence ATGAAGAGGGTTCTGGCACTGGCGGCCAAGGAGCTGCTGCACATCGTGCGCGATGCGCGCAGCCTGGCCGTCGCGGTGCTCATGCCGGTGGTCATGGTGCTCCTCTACGGCGCCGTCATCGACATGGAGATGCGCGACCTGCCGGTTGCCGTTGTCGACAACGACCACAGCGACCGCAGCCGCGATTTCATGAGGGCCATGGAGTCCGGCGGCTTCATCGAGATCGTCGACCGGCTGGAACACCCGTCACAGGTGGAACCCGGCTTCCGCCGCGGACGGTTCCTGGCGGCGCTCGTCATCCCGCGCGGCTATGCCGCGACGCTGGCCGGCGGGGAACCGGTCGCGGTCCAGGTGCTGGTCGACGGTTCGGACGCATCGACTGCTGCCATGGCGGCCAACTACCTGCAGGCCGTGGTGCAGCGGCAGGCGCTGGGCGTCCGCCGCGAGACAGGGGCGCCGCCGCTGCCCTTCTCGACGCGGACGCGAGTCTGGTTCAACCCCGAGTTGCGCAGCGCCCATTTCGTGGTGCCGGGCCTGGTGGCGCTGGTGCTGATGATGATCTGCGCCATCCTGACGAGCATCGCCATCACGCGCGAGAAGGAAACCGGCACGCTGGAGCAGATCCTCACCACGCCGATCCGGCCGGCGCAGGTGATTGTCGGCAAGGTGCTCCCTACGTGGCGCTGGGGTCGCTGGACGCCGCCCTGA
- a CDS encoding DUF423 domain-containing protein, producing the protein MSRLWLMMAAANGFLAVALGAFGAHGLKRMLEAAPDGALRLQWWQTAAQYHLAHALALGLVAALAPHLTGRLPGVAGWLFVAGIILFSGSLYVMTLTGVRALGAITPVGGVCLLGGWLTLLLAAARLR; encoded by the coding sequence ATGTCAAGGCTCTGGCTGATGATGGCGGCGGCGAACGGCTTCCTGGCGGTCGCGCTCGGGGCCTTCGGCGCCCACGGGCTCAAGCGGATGCTCGAGGCGGCGCCCGACGGCGCCCTGCGCCTGCAGTGGTGGCAGACGGCCGCCCAGTACCACCTGGCGCACGCGCTCGCGCTCGGGCTGGTCGCGGCTTTGGCCCCGCACCTGACGGGGCGCCTGCCCGGCGTGGCCGGCTGGCTCTTCGTGGCGGGTATCATCCTGTTCAGCGGCAGTCTCTACGTGATGACGTTGACCGGGGTGCGCGCGCTCGGCGCGATCACCCCGGTCGGCGGCGTCTGCCTGCTGGGCGGATGGCTGACACTGCTGCTGGCAGCGGCGAGGCTGCGCTGA
- a CDS encoding RNA pseudouridine synthase, which produces MPLAVIYEDNHLLAVAKPAGLLSQGDAGGEASLVDLARAYLKERYAKPGNVYVGLVHRLDRNASGLVLLARTSKAASRLSACFRDGTVEKTYLAVCAGLPSPQQGGLTHWLAPTGDRQGVTRAERAPFPDARESRLTYQVRETHEGFSLLEVRPITGRRHQIRAQLALAGWPLLGDVKYGSRRRLPDHRVALHAWGLTVAHPVGGRALSLECPLPVDWPWPVPPVRTEE; this is translated from the coding sequence ATGCCGCTAGCCGTCATCTACGAGGACAATCACCTGCTGGCGGTGGCCAAGCCGGCAGGCCTGCTGTCCCAGGGTGACGCCGGCGGTGAGGCTTCGCTCGTCGACCTGGCGCGGGCCTACCTGAAGGAACGCTACGCCAAGCCGGGCAACGTCTATGTGGGCCTGGTCCATCGGCTCGATCGCAACGCCAGCGGCCTGGTGCTGCTGGCGCGCACCAGCAAGGCGGCCTCGCGGCTTTCGGCCTGTTTTCGCGACGGCACGGTCGAAAAGACATACCTTGCGGTCTGTGCCGGCCTTCCGTCGCCGCAACAGGGCGGGCTCACGCATTGGCTGGCGCCGACCGGCGACCGTCAGGGTGTCACGCGCGCCGAACGCGCCCCGTTTCCGGACGCGCGTGAATCCCGCCTGACCTACCAGGTGCGGGAGACGCATGAGGGCTTCAGCCTACTGGAAGTACGGCCGATCACCGGCCGCCGGCACCAGATCCGGGCCCAGTTGGCCCTGGCCGGGTGGCCACTGCTGGGCGATGTCAAGTACGGCAGCCGGCGCCGGTTGCCCGATCACCGCGTGGCCCTTCACGCATGGGGTTTGACCGTGGCGCACCCGGTGGGCGGGCGTGCCCTGAGCCTGGAATGTCCCCTTCCCGTGGATTGGCCGTGGCCCGTGCCGCCCGTCCGCACGGAGGAATGA
- a CDS encoding NAD(P)/FAD-dependent oxidoreductase: MHDIDCTIIGGGIVGCAVAAELAGRGLSTVLLEMEDGLGRGTTSRNSEVSHGGMYYPTGSLKARFCVEGRRLLKQFCESAGVGYRECGKLIVAATSDEIPYLEKLLARGMENGVEELRLVDAGELRRLEPQVSACAALYSPRTGIVDAEGAARAWSHLAQEHGAQVMTAARVTGLHPGAGAWTVEITAAGAGRREGWSHTSRIVVNAAGLWADRVAALAGIDTAARGWDLHLVKGNYFAVASEHHGRISRLVYPVPPSHGASLGVHVCLDLGGQMKLGPDVEHLAADPRDAGFDWRVDPALRESFWEGAHRFLPWLRVDDLSPGMSGLRPKLVPTGFADFVVQREEGDLAGLVNLVGIESPGLTSAAALAREVARLVAGMDAA, from the coding sequence ATGCACGATATCGATTGCACGATCATCGGCGGCGGCATCGTGGGCTGTGCCGTCGCCGCCGAACTCGCCGGTCGCGGCCTGTCGACGGTGCTGCTCGAGATGGAGGATGGCCTCGGCCGGGGCACGACCTCTCGCAACAGCGAAGTCTCCCACGGCGGCATGTACTATCCCACAGGCTCGCTCAAGGCGCGGTTCTGCGTCGAGGGTCGGCGCCTTCTGAAGCAGTTCTGCGAGAGCGCCGGCGTCGGCTACCGCGAATGCGGCAAGCTCATCGTCGCCGCGACGAGCGATGAGATACCCTATCTCGAGAAACTGCTGGCGCGCGGCATGGAGAACGGAGTCGAGGAACTCCGGCTCGTCGATGCCGGGGAACTGCGGCGCCTGGAGCCGCAGGTGAGCGCCTGCGCCGCGCTGTACTCGCCGCGCACCGGCATCGTCGACGCCGAGGGCGCGGCGCGGGCCTGGTCGCACCTGGCGCAGGAGCACGGCGCCCAGGTGATGACTGCGGCGCGCGTGACCGGGCTTCATCCCGGGGCAGGCGCCTGGACCGTGGAGATCACGGCTGCCGGAGCCGGCCGTCGCGAAGGCTGGAGCCACACCAGTCGCATCGTGGTGAATGCAGCCGGACTCTGGGCCGACCGCGTTGCCGCACTGGCGGGCATCGATACGGCCGCCCGCGGTTGGGACCTGCACCTGGTGAAGGGGAACTACTTCGCCGTGGCGAGCGAGCACCACGGGCGGATCAGCCGCCTGGTGTACCCGGTGCCGCCGAGCCACGGCGCCAGCCTGGGTGTGCACGTCTGCCTGGACCTGGGCGGCCAGATGAAGCTTGGGCCCGACGTGGAGCACCTTGCCGCCGATCCGCGCGACGCCGGGTTCGACTGGCGCGTCGATCCGGCGCTCCGGGAATCGTTCTGGGAGGGTGCCCACCGGTTCCTGCCGTGGCTTCGGGTCGACGACCTGTCGCCGGGCATGAGCGGGCTGCGCCCCAAGCTCGTGCCGACCGGCTTCGCCGATTTCGTCGTGCAGCGCGAGGAAGGGGACCTTGCCGGGCTGGTCAACCTCGTGGGCATCGAGTCGCCGGGCCTGACCAGCGCCGCGGCATTGGCGCGCGAAGTGGCGCGCCTGGTCGCCGGGATGGACGCCGCATGA
- a CDS encoding phosphatase PAP2 family protein has product MSAPVHAGPLFKGTGAHWRRQYSRRSFLKLGGAVAAAGVVIYSGLDEAVTAAHDKHVRSPASDRVSRVGYETGNRPWFLAWLGVAAIDAWVRSVPFTRWGRANFESMVVGLPLLWTVQRVLGADRPSAEFPTPDWQPFRTDHAASGHCFIGAVPWLNAARAAGLHRWRPFLLAGSWLAGWSRLNDRKHYLSQVGLGWFIAWQAVSAVDYRGDAPADPPKELP; this is encoded by the coding sequence ATGAGCGCGCCCGTCCACGCCGGGCCGTTGTTCAAGGGCACGGGCGCCCATTGGCGCCGGCAGTACAGTCGCCGTTCGTTCCTCAAGCTCGGCGGCGCCGTCGCCGCGGCCGGGGTCGTCATCTACTCGGGACTCGACGAGGCGGTGACCGCAGCGCACGACAAGCACGTGCGCTCGCCCGCTTCGGACCGCGTCTCGCGAGTCGGCTACGAAACGGGCAATCGCCCCTGGTTCCTGGCCTGGCTCGGTGTGGCAGCCATCGACGCCTGGGTGCGATCGGTGCCGTTCACTCGTTGGGGGCGCGCCAACTTCGAGTCGATGGTCGTGGGCTTGCCGCTGCTGTGGACTGTTCAGCGCGTGCTGGGGGCCGATCGTCCGAGCGCCGAATTCCCGACTCCCGACTGGCAGCCCTTCCGCACCGACCATGCCGCTTCGGGCCACTGCTTCATCGGGGCCGTGCCCTGGCTCAACGCGGCGCGTGCCGCCGGACTGCACCGCTGGCGGCCCTTCCTGCTGGCCGGTTCGTGGCTGGCCGGTTGGTCGCGCCTGAACGATCGCAAGCACTACCTGTCCCAGGTCGGCCTGGGCTGGTTCATTGCCTGGCAGGCCGTGTCCGCGGTGGACTACCGCGGCGATGCGCCGGCCGATCCTCCCAAGGAGTTGCCATGA